TCCAGGCCGTGCAGGGCCGCCATCTCCGCCACCCGGGCGGAGAAGGCCCCGTTCACCAGAACCAGCACCGGGCCCCGGTCCAGGTTGGCCAGCCCCGCCTCCATGCCCAGGCTCCCCGAGCCGGCCAGCGCCGCCACCATCGCCCCCTCTCCGGGGTCAAAGAGCCGTAAGAGCCTTTCCTGGATGGCCCGGTTCACCGCCAAGACCTCGGGGTCCAGATGCCCTCGCATGGGGCGCAAGAGGGCCTTTTGTACGCGTTCGGGAATGGGGGTGGGTCCGGGGGTCAGGAGCAACATGGGTTTCCTCCTAGATAAAGCGAGGCCCCCGCGGCCAAACCGGGGGGGCCCTTCCCGAAGGAAGGGGCCCCCTACCGGATAGCTCGCAGGAGCCTCATTGCCCGGCACTTTAGCAGAAGGGCGCCCTCCTTGTAAAGTGCTAGGTGGATGAAGGACTACTATGCCATCCTGGGGGTGGGCCGCGAGGCCACCCAGGAGGAGATCAAACGGGCCTACCGCAAGCTTGCCCTGCAATACCACCCCGACCGCAACCCCGGGGACAAGGCGGCGGAGGAGCGCTTTAAGGAGATCAACGAGGCCTACGCCGTCCTCTCCGACCCGGAAAAGCGGGCCCAGTACGACCGGGGCCTTCTGGGCCAGGCGGAGTTCTCCACCGAGGACCTCTTTGACCTTTTCGCCCAGGTCTTCGGCTTCCGCTCCGCCCGGACCGCCCCCAGGGGGGAGGACCTGGAGGTGGAGGTGGAGGTGGCCCTCGAGGACCTCCTCTTGGGCAAGGAGGCGGAGGTAGCCTACGCCCGGCTCGTGCCCTGCGAGGCCTGCGGGGGCCAGGGGGGCAAGCAGGTGGCCTGCCCCACCTGCGGGGGGCGGGGCGTGGTGGAAACCCTTCGTCAGGGCCTTTTTGGCGGCTTCGTCACCCGCTCCACCTGCCCCCACTGCAAGGGCCAAGGCCACCTCCTGGCGGAAGCCTGCCCCACCTGCCACGGCCGGGGGCGCATCCCCCGGGAGGAAAGGATTAGGGTGCGTATCCCTCCGGGCATGGACGAGGGGCACCTTCTCCGGGTTCCCGGCTACGGCAACCTGGGCCCCGGGGGGCCGGGAGACCTCTACGTGCGGCTCAGGGTACGCCCCCACCCCCACCTAGAGCGCCAAGGGGCCGACCTGGTCTACCGCCTGCGCCTGGGCCTGGCCCAAGCCGCCTTGGGCACCCGGTTGGAGGTGCCGGGGCTTTCCGGCCCCATCCCCTTGGAAATCCCCCCGGGCACGGGACACGGGGAGGTGTTTGAGCTTCCCGGGGAAGGTCTCCCCCACCCCGGGGGCCGGGGGCGGGGAGCGCTACGGGTGGTGGTGGAACTCGTCGTGCCCAAAAGGCTTTCCCCCAAGGCGCAAAAGCTCCTCCGGGCTTACGCCGAGGAGGTGGGGGAGGAGGTGGCCCCCGAGGGGTTTTGGGAAAGGCTTAAGGGGTTCTTCCGCAAGTAGCCCGGTCGTGGTAAAGTGAGGTATTCCGGGTCGCTTCAGGGTGGCCCCATGGGTCTAAAGCAACCCCTCAGGCCCCGGATACGGGCCCAGCAAGGGCCCGGAAGCGAAGGAGCAGTATGCAGAAGGGTCGGGTCAAGTGGTTCAACGCGGAGAAGGGCTACGGCTTCATCGAGCGCGAGGGGGATACGGACGTGTTCGTCCACTTCAGCGCCATCAACGCCAAGGGGTTCCGCACCCTGAACGAGGGCGACATCGTCACCTTTGACGTGGAGCCGGGCAAGAACGGTAAGGGCCCCCAGGCGGTGAACGTCACCGTGGTGGAGCCGGCCCGCAGGTAAAAAGGGCAAAAGGCCGCCCCGGGCTTCCCGGGGCGGTTTTCTTTCACCCGCCTCTTAGCCGGGGCGGGGTAGCATGGGGAGGATGCGGACCCTAAGCCTCGCCTTCCGCCCGGTGACCCCGGAGGACGCTCCTCTTCTCCACCGCGTCTACCGGCAAAGCCCCGGGTACTTCGCCTTGATCGGGATGGAGATCCCCACCCTGGAGGATGTGGCCCGCGACCTGGCCACCCTGGAAAAAGACCCCCGTCGCCGCGCCTTCTTGCTCTTCCAGGAAAGGGAGGCCGTGGGCTATGTGGACTACAAGCTCCACTACCCCGAGGCGGAGGACGCCACCTTGAGCCTCCTCCTCATCCGGGAAGACCGCCAAGGCCTGGGCCTGGGGCGGCGGGCCCTGGCCCACCTGGTGGACCACCTGGCCGGGGTGGAGCGGCTTTACGCCGTGGTCTACGGCAACAACGCCCGCGCCATCGCCTTCTTCCAGGCCCAGGGCTTCCGCCACGTGAAAGACGGGGGGCCGGCCCTGAGCTGGTACGTGCGCGAGCTTAGGGCCGGCCCCTGACAGGGGTTTACTCTAGCCCCGCCAGCTTCCGGTTCTTCTCGATGTAGAACTTCCACTGCTCGGGAACGTCCTCCTCGGGGAAGATGGCGTTCACCGGGCAGGCGGGCACGCAGGCCCCGCAGTCGATGCACTCCTCGGGGTGGATGTAGAACTGGTCCCCCCCGTCGTAGATGCACTCCACGGGGCACACCTCCACGCAGGACTGGTCCTTGACTCCGATGCAGGGCTCACAGATCACGTGCGGCATCCTTCACCTCCTGAGCGACCGCTCCCCCCTATTTTAGGGCAGGAGCCCCTTTGTCAAGCTCAAAAACCCAGGTGGCGGAAGAAGGCCTCCCGGGGGATGGCCCCCAGGACCTCCTCCCCCCGCACCACCAAGACCAAAGGGCTTTGGAAAAACAAGGGGGCGAGCTCGCTCACGGCCGCCTCCGCCTCCACGCTGGGCACCTCCTCCAGGGCCAGGATATGGTCGGAAAGGCCCAAGAGGCCCACGGGCCGCCCCTCCTGGAGCAGGAGGGCCACCCCCCGGCCCTCGTAGGCCTCGAGGCCCTCCACCCGGGGCAGGGGCCGGGCCAGGCGGCGGGCGGGGGTGGGGCCCAGAAGCCCTGCGGTGAGCAAGGTGGTGCACGGCACCCGCACCGCCTTCTTGGCCAAATATAGGGCGAAGGTAAAGGCGAAGACGAACCCCAAGCCCTCCAGAAGCCCCGGCAGGTTAAAGCTTCCCCACCCAAGCCGGCCCCCCTCCCCTAAGAGGGCGTGGAGGAGGTAG
This sequence is a window from Thermus sp. LT1-2-5. Protein-coding genes within it:
- a CDS encoding GNAT family N-acetyltransferase, giving the protein MGRMRTLSLAFRPVTPEDAPLLHRVYRQSPGYFALIGMEIPTLEDVARDLATLEKDPRRRAFLLFQEREAVGYVDYKLHYPEAEDATLSLLLIREDRQGLGLGRRALAHLVDHLAGVERLYAVVYGNNARAIAFFQAQGFRHVKDGGPALSWYVRELRAGP
- a CDS encoding J domain-containing protein; the protein is MKDYYAILGVGREATQEEIKRAYRKLALQYHPDRNPGDKAAEERFKEINEAYAVLSDPEKRAQYDRGLLGQAEFSTEDLFDLFAQVFGFRSARTAPRGEDLEVEVEVALEDLLLGKEAEVAYARLVPCEACGGQGGKQVACPTCGGRGVVETLRQGLFGGFVTRSTCPHCKGQGHLLAEACPTCHGRGRIPREERIRVRIPPGMDEGHLLRVPGYGNLGPGGPGDLYVRLRVRPHPHLERQGADLVYRLRLGLAQAALGTRLEVPGLSGPIPLEIPPGTGHGEVFELPGEGLPHPGGRGRGALRVVVELVVPKRLSPKAQKLLRAYAEEVGEEVAPEGFWERLKGFFRK
- a CDS encoding ferredoxin produces the protein MPHVICEPCIGVKDQSCVEVCPVECIYDGGDQFYIHPEECIDCGACVPACPVNAIFPEEDVPEQWKFYIEKNRKLAGLE
- a CDS encoding cold-shock protein, encoding MQKGRVKWFNAEKGYGFIEREGDTDVFVHFSAINAKGFRTLNEGDIVTFDVEPGKNGKGPQAVNVTVVEPARR